From Amycolatopsis sp. YIM 10, the proteins below share one genomic window:
- a CDS encoding L-fucose/L-arabinose isomerase family protein, which produces MTKVGLVAGGLGAYWPQFPDLLPQLKLSAERVSERMREFDCEVVDVGFISDPQEGDRAAEQLRAAGCDLIVAFLTTYMTSNMLMPVAQRSGAPVLLLNLQPTEVMDHANFDTGAWLAYCGACPLPEMVNAFRRCGVEARCVSGYLEEPAAWDKIGRWVRAAGVRAKLRRGRHGLLGHLYPGMLDVSTDLTLVPRAFGGHVEVLEIDDLRVRVEQVGDAATDDRVAHAREVFTVDSTVVEEDLRWAAKVSVALDQLVDDFGLDSLAYYHRGLDGETHERVGAGMILGASLLTARGIPAAGEYELRTSLAMLILDQLGAGGSFTELQALNFRDDVVEMGHDGPAHLAISDGKPILRGLGVYHGKRGWGVSVEFDVKHGPVTAFGLGQQPDGSFRFVASEGTVVDGPLLRIGNTTSRVDFGRHPGEWTDDWSMTGIGHHWALGVGHRAAELRAVADLCGHELVTVTQEGIR; this is translated from the coding sequence ATGACGAAGGTCGGCCTTGTCGCCGGTGGGCTGGGTGCCTACTGGCCCCAGTTCCCGGATCTGCTGCCCCAGCTGAAGCTCTCCGCCGAACGCGTTTCCGAGCGGATGCGGGAGTTCGACTGCGAAGTGGTCGACGTCGGCTTCATCTCGGACCCGCAGGAGGGCGACCGCGCGGCCGAGCAGCTGCGGGCCGCCGGGTGCGACCTCATCGTGGCCTTCCTGACCACCTACATGACCTCGAACATGCTGATGCCGGTGGCCCAGCGCAGCGGTGCGCCGGTGCTGCTGCTGAACCTCCAGCCCACCGAAGTTATGGACCACGCCAACTTCGACACCGGCGCGTGGCTCGCCTACTGCGGCGCCTGCCCGCTACCGGAAATGGTCAACGCGTTCCGCCGGTGCGGAGTGGAAGCCCGGTGCGTCAGCGGGTATCTGGAGGAACCCGCGGCCTGGGACAAGATCGGCCGATGGGTGCGTGCGGCCGGGGTCCGGGCGAAGCTGCGCCGCGGCAGGCACGGGCTGCTCGGGCACCTGTACCCGGGCATGCTCGACGTGTCCACGGACCTCACGCTGGTCCCGCGTGCCTTCGGCGGGCACGTCGAAGTCCTGGAGATCGACGACCTGCGCGTGCGCGTCGAGCAGGTCGGCGACGCGGCCACCGACGACAGGGTGGCGCATGCGCGTGAAGTGTTCACAGTGGACTCCACCGTGGTCGAGGAGGACCTCCGCTGGGCGGCCAAGGTTTCCGTGGCGCTGGACCAGCTGGTGGACGACTTCGGCCTGGACAGCCTGGCCTACTACCACCGCGGCCTCGACGGCGAGACCCACGAGCGCGTGGGCGCGGGCATGATCCTGGGAGCCTCCCTGCTCACCGCGCGCGGGATTCCGGCCGCCGGTGAGTACGAACTGCGCACTTCGCTGGCGATGCTCATCCTCGACCAGCTCGGCGCGGGCGGGTCGTTCACCGAGTTGCAGGCGCTGAACTTCCGCGACGACGTGGTGGAAATGGGCCACGACGGTCCCGCGCACCTCGCGATCAGCGACGGGAAGCCGATCCTGCGCGGACTGGGCGTGTACCACGGGAAACGCGGCTGGGGCGTTTCGGTGGAGTTCGACGTCAAGCACGGGCCGGTCACCGCGTTCGGCCTCGGGCAGCAACCCGACGGCTCGTTCCGGTTCGTCGCCTCGGAGGGCACGGTGGTGGACGGACCGTTGCTGCGCATCGGGAACACCACGTCCAGAGTGGACTTCGGCAGGCATCCCGGCGAGTGGACCGACGACTGGAGCATGACCGGCATCGGCCACCACTGGGCGCTCGGCGTCGGGCACCGCGCAGCCGAACTGCGCGCGGTCGCGGATCTCTGCGGCCACGAACTGGTCACCGTCACGCAGGAGGGCATCCGTTGA
- a CDS encoding glycoside hydrolase family 78 protein: MTATTAGPVRFEHRDDPLGLGTATPRLSWQVRTDDPDWAQTACELDLDGTVVRVDSAEQVLVPWPFEPLPSRARAAVRVRVASGDDWSAWSEPSTVETGLLSAADWSARFVSPVEIGGIGSPAPILSRTVTLRPGIASARLYATAHGVYEARLNGERVGDEVLAPGWTSYQARLRYQTHDVTALLQEGENELDVLLGNGWFRGRLAWAGKRAHYGDRLALLAQLEVTYADGTVEVIGTDEQWTARNSTVLADDLYDGQLTDLRATESTVDRVEVVEADLGRLVAPEGPPVRATEVLPALKVWQSPSGRTLVDFGQNVVGWVRMHLRNTRAGQEIVVRHAEVLEHDELGVRPLRSAKATDTYVLDDAAEVVVEPNLTFHGFRYAEITGADVVAEDLAAVVVGTDLRRTGWFSCSDHDLEQFHRNVVWGMRGNFLDVPTDCPQRDERLGWTGDIQVFAPTAGFLFDTAGFLGTWLADLAVEQHEDGSVPYVIPDVLYGKSPTATAWGDAATVVPWVLYRRNGDTGVLARQFDSMRAWVDKIASLTTDGVWAGGFQFGDWLDPTAPPENPFAAQANPDVVATAYLIRSAEIVAEVARVLGRNAGHYEKLAAETREAFVRHYVTDAGRVLSDAPTVYALALEWDLLPTSEQRSHAAERLADLVRANGFRIGTGFVGTPLVTDALTSAGRPGLAYRLLLERDCPSWLYPVTMGATTIWERWDSMLPDGSINPGEMTSFNHYALGAVADWMHRTVAGLAPAAPGYRRITVRPVPDAALTHASARHETPYGTASVSWRRDGGEFTVEVEIPAGSSAEVHLPGRAPIEVRHGRHEWTVPDPVTPRPVPVTVRDLLDHAELWPKAVALLGELGLGEGSAQIAKEAAPFLDRPAAELAGLLAMKDPSRDGSAAEAALAALLG; the protein is encoded by the coding sequence TTGACAGCCACCACCGCCGGCCCGGTCCGCTTCGAGCACCGCGACGACCCGCTGGGGCTGGGCACCGCGACACCACGGCTGTCCTGGCAGGTGCGCACGGACGATCCGGACTGGGCGCAGACCGCCTGCGAACTGGATCTCGACGGCACGGTGGTGCGGGTGGACTCCGCCGAGCAGGTGCTGGTGCCGTGGCCGTTCGAACCGCTGCCGTCGCGGGCACGCGCCGCGGTCCGGGTGCGCGTGGCTTCCGGTGACGACTGGTCCGCCTGGAGTGAGCCGTCCACTGTGGAGACCGGGTTGCTGTCGGCGGCGGACTGGTCCGCGCGGTTCGTCAGTCCGGTCGAGATCGGCGGAATCGGTTCACCCGCCCCGATTTTGAGCCGGACGGTGACCTTGCGGCCCGGCATCGCGTCCGCGCGGCTGTACGCCACCGCGCACGGGGTGTACGAGGCCCGGCTGAACGGCGAGCGGGTCGGTGACGAAGTGCTGGCGCCGGGGTGGACCAGTTACCAGGCTCGCCTTCGCTACCAGACCCACGACGTGACCGCGTTGCTGCAAGAGGGTGAGAACGAACTCGACGTGCTGCTGGGCAACGGCTGGTTCCGGGGCCGCCTCGCCTGGGCGGGCAAGCGCGCGCACTACGGTGATCGGCTGGCTTTGCTCGCCCAGCTGGAAGTCACCTACGCGGACGGCACGGTCGAGGTGATCGGGACCGACGAGCAGTGGACCGCGCGGAACAGCACGGTATTGGCCGACGACCTCTACGACGGCCAGCTCACCGACCTGCGCGCCACCGAGTCCACTGTGGATCGCGTCGAGGTGGTGGAAGCGGATCTGGGGCGGCTGGTCGCGCCGGAGGGACCGCCGGTGCGGGCGACCGAAGTGCTGCCCGCGTTGAAGGTCTGGCAGTCGCCGTCGGGCCGGACGCTGGTCGACTTCGGGCAGAACGTGGTCGGCTGGGTCCGGATGCACCTGCGGAACACCCGCGCGGGGCAGGAAATCGTGGTGCGGCACGCGGAAGTGCTGGAGCACGACGAACTCGGCGTGCGCCCCCTGCGCTCGGCCAAGGCCACGGACACCTACGTGCTGGACGACGCGGCGGAAGTGGTGGTGGAGCCGAACCTGACCTTCCACGGCTTCCGGTACGCCGAGATCACCGGCGCGGACGTGGTGGCGGAGGACCTGGCCGCCGTGGTCGTCGGCACGGATCTCCGGCGGACCGGCTGGTTCTCCTGTTCCGACCACGATCTCGAGCAGTTCCACCGCAACGTGGTGTGGGGCATGCGCGGCAACTTCCTGGACGTGCCGACCGACTGCCCGCAGCGCGACGAACGCCTCGGCTGGACCGGCGACATCCAGGTTTTCGCGCCCACCGCGGGTTTTCTCTTCGACACCGCGGGCTTTCTCGGCACCTGGCTGGCCGATCTCGCGGTCGAGCAGCACGAGGACGGATCGGTCCCGTACGTCATTCCGGACGTGCTCTACGGGAAGTCGCCCACCGCCACCGCCTGGGGTGACGCGGCGACCGTCGTGCCGTGGGTGCTTTACCGGCGCAACGGTGACACGGGCGTGCTCGCGCGGCAGTTCGACAGCATGCGCGCCTGGGTGGACAAGATCGCCTCGCTGACCACGGACGGCGTGTGGGCGGGCGGCTTCCAGTTCGGCGACTGGCTCGACCCGACCGCGCCACCGGAGAACCCCTTCGCCGCACAAGCGAATCCCGACGTGGTGGCCACGGCGTACCTGATCCGGTCGGCGGAGATCGTCGCCGAGGTGGCGCGGGTGCTCGGCCGGAATGCCGGGCACTACGAGAAGCTGGCCGCCGAAACCAGGGAGGCGTTCGTCCGGCACTACGTCACCGACGCGGGACGGGTGCTCAGCGACGCGCCGACCGTGTACGCGCTGGCGCTGGAATGGGACCTGCTGCCCACCTCGGAGCAGCGGTCGCACGCGGCGGAGCGGCTGGCCGATCTGGTGCGCGCCAACGGGTTCCGCATCGGCACCGGGTTCGTCGGCACGCCGCTGGTCACCGACGCGCTGACCTCGGCCGGTCGTCCCGGCCTCGCCTACCGGCTGCTGCTCGAACGCGATTGCCCGTCGTGGCTGTACCCGGTGACCATGGGCGCCACCACCATCTGGGAGCGCTGGGACAGCATGCTTCCCGACGGCTCGATCAACCCGGGTGAGATGACCTCGTTCAACCACTACGCCCTGGGCGCGGTCGCCGACTGGATGCACCGGACGGTCGCGGGGCTGGCCCCGGCGGCGCCGGGGTACCGGCGGATCACCGTGCGCCCGGTGCCGGACGCCGCGCTGACCCACGCCTCCGCGCGGCACGAAACCCCGTACGGCACGGCGTCGGTGTCGTGGCGTCGGGACGGCGGTGAGTTCACTGTGGAGGTTGAGATCCCGGCGGGTTCGTCGGCCGAGGTGCACCTTCCCGGCCGTGCTCCGATCGAGGTGCGGCACGGCCGTCACGAGTGGACGGTGCCGGATCCGGTGACGCCGCGCCCGGTTCCGGTGACCGTGCGGGACCTGCTCGACCACGCGGAACTGTGGCCGAAAGCGGTGGCGCTGCTGGGAGAACTGGGTCTCGGTGAGGGTTCGGCGCAGATCGCCAAGGAAGCGGCGCCGTTCCTGGACCGGCCGGC